The nucleotide window CAATGACGAGCGCACGCGTGTTCTCGTGGCGGCGTTCAATGCCATGGCATCGGACTTTGATTTCTCCGGCTTGCTTATGCGCACCGGAGAGGAAATCTCGGACGAAGCCCTTTGCTGTGCCGTTCATGATTTCTCTCTGACCGAGTTCATCGGCCCGGATGGCTTGCCTGCCAAGCTGGTGCGCAAGCTCATTGATGATGCCTGGCCTCTGCATGAACAGCAGGGCACGGACGCCGGTGTGAAACTGGGGCAAGAGCTCTTGGGCATTGGTGTCGAGATTGAACACTGGTGGCAGAAGGAGCCGGAGGGCTATCACGACACGCATACCATCACGCTCAATCTGGGGGACAGTGACGCCCCGGTGATTGAACCTCTGGGGCTGGAGGTGCAGCAGACTGCCCTGAAGACAATTGAGGCAACAAAGCGCTGGAGCCAGCAAACAGATCTCATCTGGCAGACCCGTGCCCGCATGGACCTCTATGTTCATGCCGTTGTCCAGGATCTCAATCAGACAAAGATCCTGCCTCCGATCACGACTGATCTTGAAAGCGCCATGACACTGGGGCTTGCCGCTTCACTGTCTGTCGGCAACGTCATTCACATCCGGCCAAAGGCCGTCACCCATGTGCAGCAAACCATGCGGCTCAATGTTGGCGGAACAATCGCGTCGGGAACCGTTAGCCAGCTTCGGCCATGGAGCCCAGGACGCCTTCGCTCACCCGCTCTCTATTTCGCGGCCATGATGATCAGGCCTTTCCGTTCCACCGTTATCATCTATCCGAGGTGACCATGTCAGATCCCACATACTATACCCGATTGACCGATATTGGTTCAGCCGCACTGAACAACGCAATTACGGGAGGCGATTCCGTCGCCCTTACCGAGCTTGCCCTTGGTGATGCCAATGGTGCATCCTATGACCCAGACGGATCCGAGACCACTCTTGCCAATGAGCAGTATCGTCTGGCCATTTCTTCGATTACGCCGGATGCTCAAAATCCCGCTTGGCTGATTGTCGAGGCGGTCATCCCTCCCGATGTTGGCGGGTGGTGGATCCGGGAAGCCGGTATTTTCGATGCAAACGGCGCTATGTTTGCCATCGCAAAATATCCCGAAACATACAAGGCTGTTCTGTCCGATGGGACGGCCTCTACTCTGACAATCCAGATTGTCTTGCAGGTCACCAATACCGACAGCATTGAGCTGGTGGTCAATCCCCTTGATGGTTATGCCACACAAGGGTGGGTGGTCAGCGCCTTCCCTTGGGCAACCGAAGCAGAAGCCGTCAATGCGCTTATCGAGAACAAGCTCGTTGATCCAAAGCGGCTGGCGTATGTCCTGTCTCAGTTGGACATGGCCAGCAGTGAAGACCTGAACTCGCTTTCTCAAACGCTCGATCAGGATCTATCCGGCAAGGCGGATGTCGATCACAATCATGATGATCGCTACTACACCAAATCCATCTCTGACGGGCGCTTCCTTGGAAAGACGGCCACTGCCGCCAATGCAACAAAGCTGGGCGGGCAGCTGGCGAGCTACTTTGCATCGGCAACCGGCTTGTCATCCGGCTATTATGACAAGGCCACATCCGATGGCCGTTTCCTCGGGAAGACGGCAAAAGCCGCTGATAGCGACAAGCTCGACGGTCAGCACGCGAGCTACTTTGCATCGGCAACCGGCTTGTCATCTGGCTATTATGACAAGGCCACATCCGATGGGCGCTTCCTCGGGAAGACGGCTAAAGCCGCTGACAGCGACAAGCTGGATGGAAAGCATGCGAGTGATTTCTCCCTTATGTCCGAATATACGTCCGCACAGCAAACCATAACATCTGGCGGGCTTTTGACGCTGGCGCACGGACTTGGAGCAACACCTAAACTGGTATCAGGGTATCTGGTGTGCAAAGTCGCTGAGGAAGGCTACTCGGTGGGCGATATTGTGCCAATGAACCCGAACACCTTCTCTGGTGGCGGTACATTTTCAAACGGTTATGTGGTGGTTGTCGATAGCTCAAAGCTATACGTGCGGTTTTGTGCTGGCGCAGCTGTGTTCCATCCTCTTAATTATTCGTCCGGTTCCGCAAGAACCATAACCAACGCAAACTGGCGTCTCGTGCTACAGGCATGGAGGTAAGGAAATGACTGAACAGATCACGAAACACTACGTCACTCTCGAGGGTGTTTATTTGGGAGGCTTTGCGGGAACAGAGCCTCCGGATGGTGCTGTTGAAGTTGCCTTGGCCCCAGCATCAGCCCTTCAAATCTGGGACTTTGAACTGGGTGAGTGGGGGGAAGCTTCCACATCCTCGCCAACAGAAGCTGACTATGAGGCATCAATCCAGTCGATGCTCGATACAGCGGCCACTGAGCGCCGATATTCGAGCGGGGCGACAATGGCCACTTACGTCAACTCAACGAATGCGACCTGGGCGGCGGAAGCTGCCGCTTTTGTCAAATGGCGTGATG belongs to uncultured Cohaesibacter sp. and includes:
- a CDS encoding phage tail protein I, producing MADQAVTRGIPQKAISPGINDERTRVLVAAFNAMASDFDFSGLLMRTGEEISDEALCCAVHDFSLTEFIGPDGLPAKLVRKLIDDAWPLHEQQGTDAGVKLGQELLGIGVEIEHWWQKEPEGYHDTHTITLNLGDSDAPVIEPLGLEVQQTALKTIEATKRWSQQTDLIWQTRARMDLYVHAVVQDLNQTKILPPITTDLESAMTLGLAASLSVGNVIHIRPKAVTHVQQTMRLNVGGTIASGTVSQLRPWSPGRLRSPALYFAAMMIRPFRSTVIIYPR
- a CDS encoding phage tail protein, with translation MSDPTYYTRLTDIGSAALNNAITGGDSVALTELALGDANGASYDPDGSETTLANEQYRLAISSITPDAQNPAWLIVEAVIPPDVGGWWIREAGIFDANGAMFAIAKYPETYKAVLSDGTASTLTIQIVLQVTNTDSIELVVNPLDGYATQGWVVSAFPWATEAEAVNALIENKLVDPKRLAYVLSQLDMASSEDLNSLSQTLDQDLSGKADVDHNHDDRYYTKSISDGRFLGKTATAANATKLGGQLASYFASATGLSSGYYDKATSDGRFLGKTAKAADSDKLDGQHASYFASATGLSSGYYDKATSDGRFLGKTAKAADSDKLDGKHASDFSLMSEYTSAQQTITSGGLLTLAHGLGATPKLVSGYLVCKVAEEGYSVGDIVPMNPNTFSGGGTFSNGYVVVVDSSKLYVRFCAGAAVFHPLNYSSGSARTITNANWRLVLQAWR